From Gouania willdenowi chromosome 18, fGouWil2.1, whole genome shotgun sequence, one genomic window encodes:
- the myoz2a gene encoding myozenin-2a, whose amino-acid sequence MSQFSTMTTRERKMQAAAICREVQAQEDIEMDLGKKMSVPKDIMLEELSLTSNRGSQLFKKRQRRSEKYTFESIQNANNNTLSGEVDLQSENGNISEGNSGFTDTNPPEVTFDTESTKTVPDPDSIAPGYGGPLKDIPPEKFNSTSVPKSYHSPWEQAIISDPGLADTLNTCMAELVPKPDLPGYKSFNRVAIPFGGFANAPRSSPVKAIQVENLSLQEPLADAGIDRCSFNRSALGWVPGCPFSIHTFHNEADPVPESDDL is encoded by the exons ATGTCACAGTTCTCCACTATGACGACCAGGGAGAGGAAGATGCAGGCTGCGGCAATCTGCAGGGAAGTTCAAGCTCAAGAAG ATATAGAAATGGATCTTGGGAAAAAGATGAGTGTGCCAAAGGACATCATGCTTGAAGAGCTTTCCCTTACATCCAATCGGGGCTCCCAGCTGTTCAAAAAGCGCCAGAGAcgctcagaaaaatacacttttgagAGCATCCAGAATGCAAACAACAACACGCTGAGT GGTGAAGTGGATTTACAATCGGAAAATGGAAATATTTCTGAAGGCAACTCTGGTTTTACCGACACCAACCCACCTGAAGTAACGTTTGACACAGAATCCACCAAAACAGTGCCAGATCCAGACAGCATCGCCCCTG GTTATGGTGGTCCATTGAAAGACATTCCTCCAGAGAAGTTCAACAGTACATCCGTGCCAAAGTCCTACCATTCACCGTGGGAGCAAGCCATTATCAGCGACCCTGGCCTGGCCGACACTCTCAACACATGTATGGCTGAGCTGGTGCCTAAACCAGACCTACCAGGGTATAAAAGTTTTAACAG AGTTGCAATACCATTCGGTGGTTTCGCCAACGCACCAAGATCTTCCCCTGTTAAGGCCATCCAGGTAGAAAACCTCTCACTCCAGGAGCCACTGGCCGATGCTGGAATAGATCGATGCTCCTTCAACAGATCTGCATTGGGGTGGGTGCCAGGCTGTCCCTTCTCCATCCATACCTTTCACAATGAGGCCGACCCAGTTCCTGAGTCAGATGACCTTTGA
- the synpo2a gene encoding synaptopodin-2, which yields MGTGDYICVTLRGGAPWGFTIREGEGDTYVPLLVTQVEENGHAFLAGVQEGDELVSINGEPCADLTVSQAFSLIDASIACLQLLVKRFHSIQPEQSRGEGASSVEFVESTTLRILPSKQSSQIQRKLYKSDSLDETCHEDGNPKLIWTQLHDNNNCQELVFQENDKQTQRCLSPGAMVEVQVSLTEQTLDDVGCASLGSAHGIEGEKVGGTIHVTTASQYVPSSVREPLGQHGVVVSSAVAPGPGRGIESGGSQSEGEGGGQCEGPPRSFTVSFEVPSEEGPQAEEQDSDSEGDPDKPNKHHARHARLRRSESLSEKQVKEAKSKCKRIALLLTAAPPNLNNKGLLMFKKHRQRAKKYTLVSFGTGEDEQEYSDTEDEESGDEKQEIDTVKFTLIAGNNSEIEKHFLSDANSSKGVVASNWDKGLLEITRNLENQTEMESLPETKGKGALMFAQRRQRMDEIAAEHEELRRQGIPVESVQETEKKTVERSYMQSTAERHGYMDINVHQKSQQQYQQHQERQYFEQQQNYHQQQEQQYQQYQQEQYNQSQYQQQQQQQQLQQQQMYQQQQEYQQQMQHYSTNVNNSAVQHQTTEMQSSYSNRSAKPFYAENIASTPFSHVMSGTNQESMGQGEQIASRDERISTPAIKTGFLMDTRKKNTGKPMFTFKEAPKMSPNPELLNLLNRSNKKLGCESGPEEDYLSLGAEACNFLQSHGKHKIPPPVAPKPAINPNCPPWSPSLQSEATNQDMPQCAENNLPTPAVVSTTENIPGPDLEPAPAAPAPAPASAPEPSPPPATQEIPASTTTAEQQTWAHQQAESQQQFLQVASQEARGHADSKLQNDPAPVPNWGSAQTQEQQPPSSWQQAPVQTEQPQSQAPQQLPWVTCQYTQNQAQLQASSTTWNSKNQQSWTQDHEQTHTSVKEPWAQYHGQTQPQSQVQPPWAHPNEQPHSQMIQPSWGQPQESVHSPRQNLGPQPLQVDNQQQHPWVQQIEKPPQAQPPWIQPVQQETQHQPSWAQQTHQDLQQTWPHTQTSSQPQPPWVPAQPQQQQQPSMATWAPPQPQAQTQPPWMQGHTQSPVQPQANLNPWAPVPPQAQSQTQWAQPPPEHHSFPQGQSPASSQPPWTQPVPSQTVPQPQWQQRPPNTPPQPPMNAWSPAETQPQAPVNPWAPQSRQSTETVSLSTTNTRPSPKPWHTPKFSPQNRIPPLPPQRMHSSSPINPMATVLNPSSSSAALQMPVVRGKGADMFAKRQSRMEKFVVDSETVEANKASRSTSPAASLPNEWKYTPNVRAPPSRSYNPIQSPSYPPAATKHLPSTSPSTKAKKKDKEKQTPAPKPLSVVDVMKHQPYQLNSSLFIFGPEPVKPPKPCPPADPPCDNHSIQYEQMGVVQQSGPFSGPCPQQYYDMPMQPMVQNGHNQQANVYPPANPYQQPTASYQQAYNQQYQQISPPAYHPQTPQSSNAPPAYHPQTPQSPNASYQPANSPPYLAAPSAPYQQPQLCSSFIAPSFPVAARPESSSGGNTVASAPKPKFTAKKSSAQVWKPAAVEKE from the exons atgggCACCGGGGATTACATCTGCGTTACACTGCGCGGTGGCGCACCCTGGGGATTCACCATTAGAGAGGGCGAGGGGGACACATATGTACCTTTACTGGTCACCCAG GTGGAGGAGAACGGCCACGCCTTCCTCGCTGGAGTTCAGGAAGGTGACGAGCTGGTGTCCATCAACGGGGagccgtgcgctgatctgactGTTTCACAAGCTTTTTCTCTCATTGACGCATCAATTGCCTGCCTGCAGTTACTCGTCAAAAG ATTTCACTCCATCCAACCCGAGCAGTCAAGAGGTGAGGGTGCCTCGTCTGTTGAATTTGTGGAGAGCACCACCCTCCGCATTCTCCCGTCAAAGCAAAGCTCCCAGATCCAGAGGAAACTTTACAAATCTGACTCCCTGGATGAGACCTGCCATGAAGACGGCAACCCTAAGCTTATTTGGACACAGCTTCACGACAACAACAATTGTCAGGAACTTGTGTTTCAGGAGAATGACAAGCAAACACAGAGATGCTTGTCCCCGGGGGCAATGGTGGAGGTCCAGGTGTCTCTTACCGAGCAGACGCTGGACGACGTTGGATGCGCCTCCCTTGGGAGTGCTCATGGGATCGAAGGGGAAAAGGTTGGTGGGACGATCCATGTCACAACCGCATCGCAATACGTACCATCTAGTGTCAGAGAGCCGCTTGGCCAACATGGAGTGGTGGTCAGCTCCGCTGTCGCCCCAGGACCAGGGAGGGGCATTGAAAGTGGTGGATCCCAAAgtgaaggagaaggaggagggcAGTGTGAGGGTCCTCCAAGGTCTTTTACCGTCTCTTTTGAAGTCCCTTCAGAGGAGGGGCCACAAGCAGAAGAGCAGGACTCTGATTCTGAGGGGGATCCGGACAAACCCAACAAGCATCATGCAAGGCATGCCA GACTCAGACGCAGTGAGAGTCTATCTGAGAAGCAGGTGAAGGAAGCCAAGTCCAAATGTAAACGCATTGCTCTTCTTCTCACGGCTGCCCCACCCAACCTCAATAACAAAGGGCTGTTGATGTTCAAGAAGCACCGTCAGAGGGCCAAGAAATACACGCTCGTGAGCTTCGGCACTGGAGAAGACGAACAAGAGTACAGCGATACAGAAGACGAGGAAAGTGGAGACGAGAAACAAGAAATTGACACTGTTAAATTTACCCTCATTGCTGGGAACAATTCTGAAATCGAGAAACATTTTCTCTCTGACGCCAACAGTAGCAAAGGTGTTGTAGCCTCAAACTGGGACAAGGGTCTCCTTGAAATTACAAGAAACTTAGAAAACCAAACAGAGATGGAATCTTTGCCAGAAACCAAAGGCAAAGGTGCATTAATGTTTGCGCAACGGCGTCAAAGAATGGATGAGATTGCTGCAGAGCACGAGGAGCTCCGGCGCCAAGGAATCCCTGTGGAAAGTGTGCAGGAAACTGAAAAGAAGACAGTGGAACGCTCTTACATGCAGTCCACAGCAGAAAGACATGGCTACATGGACATTAATGTGCACCAAAAAAGCCAACAGCAGTACCAACAACACCAGGAACGGCAGTACTTTGAGCAACAACAGAACTATCACCAGCAGCAAGAACAACAATATCAACAATATCAGCAGGAACAATATAACCAAAGTCAGTaccaacaacagcagcagcaacaacaactaCAGCAACAACAAATGTATCAGCAGCAACAAGAATATCAACAGCAAATGCAGCACTATTCAACAAATGTCAACAATAGTGCTGTCCAACACCAAACCACTGAAATGCAAAGTTCCTACAGTAATCGCAGTGCCAAACCTTTCTACGCTGAAAATATTGCATCCACCCCCTTTTCCCATGTAATGAGTGGGACCAATCAAGAATCTATGGGACAAGGAGAGCAGATAGCTTCCCGTGATGAGCGTATTTCCACTCCTGCTATTAAAACAGGCTTTTTGATGGACACAAGGAAGAAGAACACGGGCAAGCCCATGTTCACATTTAAAGAAGCTCCAAAAATGTCCCCAAACCCAGAATTGCTGAACCTCCTCAACAGAAGTAATAAAAAGTTGGGTTGTGAGTCTGGACCTGAAGAAGACTACCTTAGCCTTGGGGCTGAGGCTTGTAATTTCCTTCAGTCACATGGTAAACATAAAATTCCTCCTCCAGTTGCCCCAAAGCCTGCAATAAACCCCAACTGTCCTCCTTGGTCCCCGTCCCTACAGTCAGAAGCAACTAACCAGGACATGCCTCAGTGTGCTGAAAATAATCTTCCCACACCTGCTGTAGTCTCCACCACAGAGAATATCCCTGGCCCAGATCTAGAGCCAGCTCCAGCTGCACCTGCCCCTGCCCCTGCCTCTGCCCCCGAGCCCTCTCCCCCTCCTGCAACCCAAGAGATTCCTGCCAGCACAACTACAGCAGAGCAGCAAACATGGGCTCACCAACAGGCAGAATCTCAACAGCAGTTTCTACAAGTAGCATCACAGGAGGCAAGGGGCCATGCTGATTCAAAATTGCAAAATGACCCTGCTCCAGTGCCTAACTGGGGTTCTGCACAAACACAAGAACAACAGCCACCATCTTCTTGGCAACAAGCTCCAGTGCAAACAGAGCAACCCCAAAGCCAGGCTCCACAACAGCTCCCGTGGGTGACATGTCAGTATACTCAAAACCAAGCACAACTTCAGGCATCTTCAACAACCTGGAACTCTAAAAATCAACAATCCTGGACTCAGGATCATGAGCAAACCCACACTAGTGTTAAGGAACCCTGGGCTCAGTATCATGGGCAAACACAACCTCAATCACAAGTTCAGCCACCTTGGGCACACCCTAATGAGCAGCCTCACTCACAGATGATACAGCCTTCCTGGGGTCAACCCCAGGAATCAGTGCATTCACCACGTCAAAATCTTGGGCCACAGCCATTGCAAGTAGACAATCAACAACAACACCCATGGGTGCAACAAATCGAGAAACCTCCCCAAGCACAACCTCCTTGGATTCAACCTGTCCAACAGGAGACCCAACACCAGCCATCCTGGGCTCAGCAAACACATCAGGATTTACAACAAACATGGCCACATACACAAACATCAAGTCAACCTCAGCCGCCTTGGGTGCCTGCACAGCctcaacagcaacagcaacctTCAATGGCCACTTGGGCACCTCCACAACCTCAAGCTCAAACCCAGCCACCATGGATGCAAGGACATACACAGTCTCCAGTACAACCTCAAGCCAATTTGAATCCCTGGGCACCAGTACCTCCTCAGGCTCAGTCCCAAACCCAATGGGCGCAGCCTCCACCAGAACATCATTCATTCCCCCAGGGGCAAAGTCCAGCTTCAAGTCAACCACCTTGGACTCAACCAGTGCCATCCCAGACCGTACCTCAGCCACAATGGCAACAGCGCCCTCCAAACACTCCACCACAGCCACCAATGAATGCTTGGTCTCCAGCTGAGACACAGCCTCAAGCACCTGTGAATCCCTGGGCACCACAATCACGCCAATCAACAGAAACAGTTTCTTTGTCAACTACAAACACACGACCTTCACCTAAACCATGGCACACTCCAAAATTTTCCCCACAAAACCGAATCCCTCCTCTACCACCGCAACGGATGCACTCTTCATCACCAATAAACCCAATGGCCACCGTCTTGAACCCGTCATCATCAAGCGCTGCTCTCCAAATGCCAGTTGTCAGAGGGAAAGGAGCTGATATGTTTGCCAAGAGGCAGTCTCGTATGGAGAAGTTTGTGGTTGACTCAGAGACTGTGGAAGCCAACAAGGCAAGCCGATCAACATCACCAGCTGCTTCGTTACCAAACGAGTGGAAATACACTCCCAATGTACGTGCTCCACCCTCCAGGTCATATAACCCCATTCAGTCCCCTTCTTATCCCCCAGCAGCAACAAAACATCTTCCTTCCACTAGCCCCTCTaccaaagcaaagaaaaaagacaaagagaAGCAGACTCCGGCTCCCAAACCTCTCAGTGTTGTAGATGTTATGAAGCATCAACCCTATCAGCTAAATTCATCACTCTTTATTTTTGGCCCGGAGCCTGTAAAACCCCCTAAGCCCTGCCCACCTGCTGATCCACCTTGCGATAACCATTCAATTCAATATGAGCAAATGGGTGTGGTCCAACAATCTGGACCATTTAGTGGGCCATGCCCTCAGCAATACTACGATATGCCCATGCAACCAATGGTGCAAAATGGGCACAATCAACAAGCTAATGTTTATCCTCCAGCTAACCCTTATCAACAACCTACTGCTTCTTACCAGCAAGCATATAACCAACAGTATCAACAAATTTCACCACCTGCTTATCATCCCCAAACCCCTCAGTCTTCAAATGCACCACCTGCTTATCATCCCCAAACCCCTCAGTCTCCAAATGCTTCCTACCAGCCAGCCAATAGCCCTCCCTATCTCGCAGCTCCTTCTGCACCTTACCAGCAGCCACAACTATGTAGTAGCTTTATTGCTCCCAGTTTCCCTGTGGCTGCTCGACCTGAATCTTCATCTGGGGGCAACACAGTGGCTTCCGCTCCTAAGCCTAAATTCACAGCTAAAAAGAGCTCGGCTCAGGTGTGGAAGCCTGCGGCTGTTGAGAAAGAGTGA